In Oryza sativa Japonica Group chromosome 1, ASM3414082v1, the genomic stretch tgtgtctcgattcgacttttaagagatgtttttcaatagctcatttggtaatgtaccgacctcctgggtcagatcattacttctcggctcccagagccatttcacttgattaagcggctcccagagccttttcattttctcggactcccagagtccaactgcccagcagcacaacaatccgcttccactcgggaagcctagtctatgatgcccgtagacatcccgaatcacacagattcgtttcttgaccactcaggtcatccatctgccacataggctgattctggtaacgattcccacaccacaacaactttttacaaagcacaggcaaacacaTCTACGCTATAGGAAACACcttacatccgcccatgaccgtgggcacggctgttcgaacagttagttaacctctgcagagggggtacactttacccacacgacattactaacccggatcatccaacCCGTGGAGAACAGCTACGTCTGgtgaccttaaggctttcatgacaaggcatttcgaaagccgacacagggtcgccatatgccaacgagaggggtcccagaccgacaacaggttaggtcctagaccatactgtgccaggaagcctgAGGATTCCACCCGACACCACCCcattgaatccacatgtctcttggcatcaaggCTTCCCTGGTTTGCtatttactcagccaggggcgtcccattgcacccgtgtggtcgcacttgttatatgctcggatgaatttcccacaggaatcgatccttatatgcgaatacgggacagtgccacacaggcacaacccccgcatcgtgAGTTTacacaatttattttattttcaaacacaccgacaccacatgtcgggttttcaaggcttttcaaacccatttcccaagttttcgacaaacaacgatgtatgtgggatatttggtatacgtgCTTAGAtagcacgaataccgaggtaccacaaagGTGGAGTGACAAGGAGTCAGGGTAGTACAAcctacaggaattagtgcgactactagTAGGTCCCTCGGTTTGGcatgcaaaccgaggccaagcaagttaaacgggtgattctaataatgcaagttgcaaacaaaataataatgatttttcaattataggagcaattggtcaaagggtgacttgccttgctcaaggtcttcacgaatcTTCACGTATCTTCGAGAAATCCCACGAttgacgaaaatccggtaaccgcaactatacgcaaacaatcgaaaacctaaacaaaagaccaaaagaaagatctatttagactaattaatagtgccattgaatagatctcaattttatggATTTACTGGAAGTTGAACGAAATCAATCGGATgagcggttgggaagatatggattttctaaggattatttgattttctgtctaaaggaaaaggaattattaattcccttggaaaagaaaaggaaggagggatCGGATTTAGACTTCCTCGGGCGGCTTAGGCGCGGCCCGAGGGATTCACAAGGCTTGGCCGGCCATTGGGCCGAGCGCGGCCATGGGGAGGCGGCCCATTagggcgcgcggggagagagggagggcggTTCGGGTGGACGCGGTCCACCACGCGGGTCCCTGGTGGGGCTCGCATGTCGGCGACACGGTTCACGAAGAGGTGGGCGCACGCAAGGGCGGCGCTGGGGTTCGGGAGGGGGAGCGGTGCACGGCGCGGTGCTCGGAGGACTAGGAGGcgacgggcccacgcgcagcctcacggctcgcggtggaccgcgcgcgcgagcgggggacggagggagcagctGACCGGGACAAGCCCATGTGGCGCCGAGGTGGCGGCCACGCTGGcgagcgagaggaggaagacggcctGCGGCGGGGATtaacggcggacggcggcgcgcgtcGACGGAGCGGCGCGAGGCGCGAAGGGAGAAAGGGAGACCACCGGAGGGGAGGAAAGGAGGCATGGATTCCATTCCTCGGCTCAGATGCGGCCGGGGCTGGACGGAGGCGACGGATtgcggcggcgcacgccggcggggagaagaaggggaaaTCGCGCCGGGAGGGAATGGGGTCAATTCGCGGCGTCGGGAGCATCTCCGGGACCAAGGGAACTCGCCATGGTGGTCGGATGGAGCAGAGCAGCGCCGTGGaggtccggcgacgagaggcggcctccgggagcggctgtcgacggcggcgagctcacAGCGAGCAGCGGCGACGCTTGGGCGGTGACTAGGCACGTTCGGGAAGGTCTAGGCTAGCAATCGCGCAAgttaggagggagaggaagagcggGGAGGGAGAACGGGGCTACCGCGTCGGGAGGTCGCCGGGAAGAGCGTCCGACGGCACAGAAGGGATTgcctcggcctcgggccggggaaggggagggagagagggcgaccGGAGTCCTCTTCGGCTCCGCGCGCAAGCCAGCTTCCCGGCACACGCGAcggcggaggaaggcgaggatGGCGGCAGCAAGGCGGCGATGGTGGTTTGGCAGCAACAATGGCGCTGCAGCGGTGGAGAGTGAAGCGGGAGGGATTGAGAGGAGGGGCTCGGCTGTGGGCTTTATAGGCGCGGATGGGGCTTTGAAGGGAAGGAACCGACATTGGGGCGGTCAAGGGGACGAGGCAGTCGCGGGCTCGCGGTCCTCGGTGCTAGGCGCCATTGGCGGAGCAGGGTGCCGGTCtgggaagagaaaaaggaaaaggggagggAGGAAAGAGGCTCGGTCCCTTGCCATTTtggtgtgtgagagagagaggagggtggCACTGCCTCTCTGCTTTGGAAGTTAGCGGTGGAGCCATGGATGACGGCAAAAGGCGAGCgcccgggcggtcggccacgacGCGGGAGCGCGCGCGTGGACGCAAGGGCGCGGCGGGAATTCGAAAGGCAGCGGCGGGATTTCAAAGGCGGTGGCGAAAATCGATTCGCGGCGACGGCGCATAGCGtggcgagaggagagagagaaaggaaacaGAGAGAGCGTAGGCAtcgagacagagagagagaggaagagagacgACGCTCTCGCTCTGGGCACGTGCGACGCACGCGAGAAGGGGAGCGGCAGAGGGGAGATGGGCCAAGGGGAAGGAAACTGGTCCATCCAAAacagagggaggcaaaatagacttcttCTTAGAATTTGAATTGGAGAGAATTGGAGCTTGGATTTGAATCTAAATTTGAAACTTGTACACAAGGGTTCAAGGAGACGAGGAAGGAAACAAAGCGGGTGTTTGATACTTTCGGGAATGGGAACAATTATTTGGagaggattcaaaggaagggATTGACTTTCGGAATTTGATTTCGGAGACTCGAATCGGAATTGGAATCTTGAGGTGGACGATTTTGATGGCGACGAGAAGGACAAGGAGATTAAATTGAGATCCACGGCAcgacttagactcgcacacaaagaacgaaaaatTTCGCATATaagattttgccgaattagtttttttaacgcctcacgaaaagcggagcatTACATATTCGATAGTTATATTTGAAACAGCATCTGAActctagaaattattatatttttgagGCAGATACAATATATATCTCTTTAAGATGACCACTTAACATAACCAGTTATAAATGCTTCATTTCTTCTGCCACTTTAGGCTTGTTTGGTAGAGattcaacttctaaatttaactttaaGAGATGTATCTAGAGTGAAGTTGTGGAGCAGTCTGAAACCACGCTCCATGTCTTTATTTTGTGAGAGTACTCCAACCCACTCTAATTCCTTTTTTGGTGGAACATTGGAGCTGAAACCGTTGTTTGTGCTCTAGCTGCAAAAGAGGTAGAGCTAGAGTTCCGCTAAAAGGCTCTTTATCTGACTTGTTCAGCTATCTGAAAAGCATGTTTGATTTGGCTTAATAATacgctttattttttttcgagaGAATGCTTCATTTGTTACGCTAATATCACGTGAAGATAAAAGTGCCTTCAGCACTTCAGCTTGCTTGCGATCCGTCTTACAAATGTGAGTAAACTTTCAGTAAAAAATTAGTGAATTTACCACTGGTCTTTAAATACGTGAGCATAATGTTCGCATGATGTTCATGAGCATATTTCCTGTAATTGGTAAAAAAGAAGTCATCCAAAGCACACACTGGACTACTCGAGTGTACTAGTAACACCCGAAAATAGCAGGTAAAGCACATCCACAAAATCCATCTCACTCTGTCCAAATTTTCACTTCCAGCACACACGCCGCACACGCGTACACCCAAGTTGCCTCGATGCTAAGCAAGACGAGTCCGGTGAGCCGGTGAGGTGAGGCAGCCAAAGTAGTAGTAGCGGCCAAGTCCACACCGAGACATCACACAAACATCCCCGTCGCGTGGACTCGCGAACCCCaattcccctctcccctcccacccaacctcgccgtcgccgtcgccgtcgccgccgtctccgccgctcgATTTCTCCCCGCCCCCCACGCAGTCCAGAGCGGATCGAATGCGTGGCCCTCGCCGCCCGTAGCCTACCCCGGCCCGGAACGGCGAGCGCAGCCAGTCCCTCCTCGCCGCATCCGGATCTCCGCATGCGCCACGTCCGCGGCGGGATCTAGCGGCGTCGCACCCCCCGGAGGTTGTAGAAGGGTTTCCGGGATTTGGGGGCGCCGGGGGGTATGGCGACTGAGGCGTCCACTTCGGCGGCCGCCGGTGCCGGGGGCGGGAGCTGGGTGGAGGGGATGTCGGCCGACAACATCAAGGGGCTGGTGCTAGCGCTCTCCTCCAGCTTCTTCATCGGCGCCAGCTTCATCGTCAAGAAGAAGGGGCTCAAGAAGGCCGGCGCCTCCGGCGTCCGCGCAGGTGACCTAATCTCGTCCTAACATCACCATTTTACTCGGTGCCGGACCTGTGTGTAGTTTATGCTCCTTTTTTTGGTTTTCTGATCCGAACCACAATGTTTGGTCTTCTTTTATACTTCTATACATGCGATCTCTCCGGGGAAGTACTGCGGATCTGTATTAGGGTTAGGGAGAGTGGTGAGCCTATGGGTACACCATGATGAGGCATTTTAGGCATAGCGAGAGTGGATTGGATACTAAATTGATTGGCAACGGCATGGAATTAGATGGTGAGGAGTTGGCATATGTTGGCGCAATAATGATGCATTACTATTTCTTACTCTTGAGTTTATGCTTCATGTTCTATAATTGAATTGTAGTTTATAATAATTGTCCGAACATTTGAGCGTGTAAAATTTTTAGATGACCTAGTCCAGCTAAGAGTGGGAATGGCCTAAATTTTCCTGATAAGATTGGGAAGAAACCATAACTCTATTGTTTGAACTTTTTAAGGGGTTATTGTTGGCTTGGCTGCAAGATGCATACCTTGTTAGTTTGGATGTACAATAtagttataaacatatttgcCTTGTTAGTTTGGGTGTACAATATAGTTATAACATATGTGCCTTGTTAGTTTGGATGGGCAATAGTTCTTTTTCGCTGACTATGTTTACATTGGTTGGGTTGCAGGCGTTGGAGGTTACTCCTACTTGTATGAACCATTGTGGTGGGCTGGAATGATTACAAGTAAGTCAAAATTTCTAAATATAAGTAATTATTCATGCTAATACTTATCAGTGTGATATTGACAGTATTCAGTGCTGTTTTCCAGTGATTGTTGGAGAAGTAGCTAACTTTGCAGCATATGCCTTTGCTCCTGCTATCTTAGTAACCCCACTTGGTGCGCTAAGCATCATCATCAGGTAACAGCTAGCACCTACACTTCCCTAATCTTGAGATCTCCTGCTGTTTATATTTTCATCAGTCTGTTCATTCTTCATCTTAGCATATTTCTTCTACAGTGCTGTTCTTGCAGATATTATGTTGAAGGAGAAGCTTCACATATTTGGTATACTTGGTTGTGTCCTCTGTGTTGTGGGTTCAACAACCATTGTGCTTCATGCGCCGCAGGAGCGTGAAATTGATTCTGTAGCTGAAGTGTGGGCTCTTGCTACTGAACCAGGTACTGTGTTGCTGACAATTGAATCTCAAAAACATTACTGGCCACATTTTTATCTCGTACTAAGGTTTTAGCTTTTGCCTTGCAGCCTTTCTATTTTATGCAGTCACTGTGCTTGCTGCGACTTTTGTGCTCATATTCCGCTTTATCCCCCAATATGGTCAGACACACATTATGGTGTATATTGGTGTTTGTTCTCTTGTAGGGTCTCTCTCGGTATGTGTTCCATGTGTTAATAACTCTTTTCAATTGATATTCATAAAATACTGTTGAGTAGTTAAGCTGTTCTAGTATCCTCTATTCATAAAATTGTGTATATTGCTGCTTTTGGCAGGTCATGAGTGTGAAAGCACTTGGAATAGCCTTGAAACTGACTTTTTCAGGAATGAACCAGCTAATCTATCCACAGACATGGATGTTcaccattgttgttgttgcatgTATACTAACTCAGATGAACTATCTAAACAAGGTAACCATGATTTCTGGCCTAAAAGTGAACTATCATTATATCATAATATGTTTTCATGTCATCCAAGGTCCAAGGAACATGAACGAAATTGGAACATGAACGAAATTGTACTGGAATATAACATGCCATAATGGACACTAGCTAGCTATTAAAATTAGTATCACAACACCTGATTCTGCCTGTTTAGAACTCAGGCTTGATATACATGCATGACTGTACAATGTCCATCACTTTACAGTTCAATATAGCTTGTTAAATGCCCTAAGCTTACTCTGTTTCCTTTTACAGGCTCTTGACACATTCAATACTGCAGTTGTTTCGCCTATATATTATACAATGTTTACATCACTAACCATTTTGGCTAGTGTGATAATGTTCAAGGTAACATCTTTTGGCTTCTATGACCTTCTGCATTGATGTATGCCAGGCATTTCTTTAGCTTAACTTTTAAAACTGCAAGTTTGGCATAAATGAAGCAAAGCTTGTTTTGACTAGAATTTTACATTGAGGTTGCTTATATATAGCTTTCAGATGCTAATGTAATGTGTTGGTTACTCGGAGTATTGTCAGATTATATTTTTCAGCACAAAAGTATATCCTTCTCTGCATTTTGTCAACAGCAatatgcttttttttatttccatattTGTACATAGGAATTATGATAAATAAGGGAGATAACTGAGTCTCATCAGA encodes the following:
- the LOC4324996 gene encoding probable magnesium transporter NIPA4, whose translation is MATEASTSAAAGAGGGSWVEGMSADNIKGLVLALSSSFFIGASFIVKKKGLKKAGASGVRAGVGGYSYLYEPLWWAGMITMIVGEVANFAAYAFAPAILVTPLGALSIIISAVLADIMLKEKLHIFGILGCVLCVVGSTTIVLHAPQEREIDSVAEVWALATEPAFLFYAVTVLAATFVLIFRFIPQYGQTHIMVYIGVCSLVGSLSVMSVKALGIALKLTFSGMNQLIYPQTWMFTIVVVACILTQMNYLNKALDTFNTAVVSPIYYTMFTSLTILASVIMFKDWDRQNPTQIVTEMCGFVTILSGTFLLHKTKDMVDGLPPTLPIRIPKHDEDGYAAEGIPLRSAAEGLPLRSPRAAE